A part of Blastopirellula marina genomic DNA contains:
- a CDS encoding reprolysin-like metallopeptidase has protein sequence MKRRGLNRQNKRRINRLHHSRIEHLETRALLSADLWQKLDEAPENNSGTAEDFAYASAYETLSLDISALRNLLATAPKEFSTEDGLVIELPRPDGSFERFEIFESQLMAPELAAQLPQIKTFYGQSIDNPDSSIALDVTQLGFHAQVIGSTGAYLIDPYYFQDDAHYASYFGDDAIGEIASLGDDLLHEDDGGDSDHNGSEGESSGGSGTQTFQELISAVTSGSGVAQLTSGTELRTYRLAVAATGEFGQNLGSQANAMAAIVTANNRIDAIYRRDLSIHLELVGNNMSIVYVDPASDPYPVVGANGLTLLAPNQTEVDATIGNANYDLSQVYGYDPTSSSYGVARLGSAGVDGIKAQGVAVTDDPLSPYFALVSAHEFGHMFGADHTWSYCYGPANGIGVEPGGGTTIMGYPPLCGPDSYVADFDPYFHAASIDQIIAHVDSAIPTVGTRTATNNQVPTVDGGGNYTIPANTPFVLTSTGTDGDGDELTYTWDQVDQGDGALADGDLGYGPLFRYIPPTTDNSRTFPSLDSLVNNTTEVANILPSTDRTLNFEVTVRDSLAAAGGYGSDNVQLTVVDTGSPFQTTAPMPGETLAGGQLYNFEWDVAGTDSGAINTQNVRIAMSTDGGYTYPYTVIDSTSNDGEELLYVPNQASTEVRFRVEAVGNIFFDITNGNVTVLQGTDPPTGGPVVDACGVPLPDGTVSFSGAIGGNFYASNRAILDGEVPGMLGYDYAVLDFLRGKGTAAEIAKANYSIAVVGNGLTDWSFSNGGHSAPGYERTDFYNINYLTASVFDELISHDLIIVLSGEDAVTDGLSSSEMALWATVETDIAEAVNARGLDLWVGASGGNSSYYDFLPTGVLSTSTFSTEDPLDGYEVTLEGSLLGITDTMVDSAPADGYFDDFDNDLFGLEYRELGEITAVAGQSIAFYNDELVAATDVPGGTSVGMVGLAFQDLDMDGVQDDNEVGVGGARFFLDYNGDGVIGLCEPTATSDSLGRFQLRSGYSGHFQILPVPTAGTVVTSTNPIFIDLAADGTATLSAPLTFGVLSGADSGNGGDGSAPIAPGAFLGSSPIVDDGVIFNNGIKKGANTVTIISSVTQANTVMNAWFDFNKDGDWDDAGERIFTNVVLRPGQHEYTFNIPTTVFDDSILPTAARLAASVRFRVGPTLNVGPEANDSFGEIEDYKVYVTQGPDAGLTANNDVFEYLEDTDGQFFNVLANDSSFYNRTLSIVPGSVTNISPVTDPALDISVSTDGTRIIFNAGGVSDLTQDITFQYTVEDTAGNTETATVTLVAPLDPTATGANGGSGVTQSVLAFHNSNSIKGDVNNDGSLTGLDLVKVIKQLQTSGSRDLPEWSFPTTNFSDYIDVNGDGRFSYLDLLSLVDAFTQSKWEAESLEAEPAAIASEVASPITNKVVETFASPQIAEVAAPISKSETISPVASSSSVYIGWQSITTESETSSTDEGSQTADTSLVVDEAFSDAGFDYSNGEQDDLLLSVETDSEESDSTSSRLEDEIFGDEQWDEELLAF, from the coding sequence ATGAAGCGTCGCGGCCTTAATCGACAAAACAAACGTCGTATCAACCGCTTGCATCATAGTCGTATTGAGCACCTTGAAACCCGCGCTCTCTTGTCCGCTGATCTATGGCAAAAACTGGACGAGGCCCCCGAAAACAACTCGGGCACCGCTGAGGACTTTGCTTACGCGTCGGCCTACGAGACGCTAAGTCTCGATATCTCGGCCCTGCGTAATCTTCTGGCCACGGCCCCTAAGGAATTCTCGACCGAGGATGGCCTTGTCATCGAATTGCCACGTCCTGACGGGAGTTTCGAGCGGTTCGAGATCTTCGAGTCGCAACTGATGGCACCCGAATTGGCTGCCCAGTTGCCTCAGATCAAGACTTTCTATGGCCAGTCGATTGATAATCCTGATAGTAGCATCGCTCTCGATGTCACTCAGCTCGGTTTTCACGCACAAGTGATTGGTTCGACGGGCGCTTACCTGATCGATCCTTATTACTTCCAAGACGATGCTCATTATGCGTCGTACTTTGGTGATGATGCGATTGGCGAGATCGCTTCGCTGGGCGATGACCTGTTGCATGAAGATGACGGCGGGGACTCGGACCATAATGGTTCCGAAGGAGAAAGTAGCGGCGGTAGTGGCACTCAGACTTTCCAGGAATTGATCAGCGCGGTTACCAGTGGTTCAGGCGTCGCACAGTTGACCTCGGGAACGGAACTGCGTACTTACCGACTCGCCGTCGCAGCCACAGGTGAGTTTGGCCAAAACTTGGGTAGCCAAGCTAACGCGATGGCGGCGATTGTTACTGCGAACAACCGAATCGATGCGATCTATCGACGTGACCTATCAATTCATCTGGAATTGGTTGGAAACAACATGAGCATCGTTTACGTTGATCCAGCGAGCGATCCGTATCCGGTGGTGGGAGCAAACGGTCTAACTTTATTGGCACCGAATCAGACCGAAGTTGACGCAACGATTGGTAACGCCAATTACGACCTATCGCAAGTTTACGGCTACGATCCGACCTCGTCTTCTTACGGTGTCGCTCGTCTTGGTTCCGCTGGTGTGGACGGGATCAAAGCTCAAGGCGTCGCGGTGACCGACGATCCGCTAAGCCCTTACTTCGCTCTCGTTTCTGCCCACGAATTCGGGCACATGTTCGGTGCGGACCATACTTGGTCCTACTGCTACGGGCCAGCCAATGGTATCGGCGTCGAGCCTGGTGGTGGTACGACGATCATGGGATACCCGCCTCTTTGCGGTCCCGATAGTTACGTGGCTGACTTTGATCCCTACTTCCATGCAGCAAGTATCGATCAGATCATCGCCCACGTCGATTCCGCTATCCCGACGGTTGGCACGCGGACCGCGACCAACAATCAGGTTCCTACAGTGGACGGTGGTGGGAACTACACCATTCCAGCGAACACGCCGTTTGTGTTGACTTCAACGGGCACTGACGGTGACGGTGACGAGCTCACGTATACCTGGGATCAAGTTGACCAAGGAGACGGTGCCCTTGCTGATGGCGATCTTGGTTACGGACCTTTATTCCGTTACATCCCGCCGACCACGGATAACTCCCGTACGTTCCCATCGCTCGACTCGTTGGTCAACAATACGACGGAAGTTGCTAATATCCTGCCGAGTACCGATCGTACTCTCAATTTCGAGGTTACGGTACGTGATTCGTTAGCTGCCGCTGGTGGTTATGGCTCAGACAACGTGCAGCTAACCGTCGTTGATACCGGTTCGCCGTTCCAAACTACCGCACCGATGCCAGGCGAAACGCTCGCTGGTGGTCAGCTCTACAACTTCGAGTGGGATGTTGCCGGTACGGATTCGGGTGCGATCAACACCCAGAACGTACGTATCGCGATGTCGACCGATGGTGGTTACACCTACCCATACACGGTGATCGACAGCACATCGAACGACGGCGAAGAACTGTTGTACGTGCCGAACCAAGCTTCCACCGAAGTTCGCTTCCGTGTTGAAGCGGTCGGCAATATCTTCTTTGACATTACCAACGGCAACGTGACAGTGCTGCAAGGTACCGATCCACCGACCGGTGGCCCCGTGGTCGACGCGTGTGGTGTGCCACTTCCTGACGGAACGGTTTCGTTCTCCGGTGCGATCGGCGGTAACTTCTACGCAAGTAACCGCGCCATTCTCGATGGCGAAGTGCCGGGCATGCTAGGTTACGACTATGCCGTCCTCGACTTCCTGCGAGGAAAAGGTACCGCGGCAGAAATCGCCAAGGCAAACTACTCGATCGCTGTGGTCGGTAACGGTTTGACCGACTGGAGTTTCTCGAACGGCGGCCATTCGGCTCCCGGTTACGAGCGTACTGATTTTTACAACATCAACTATCTCACCGCTTCCGTCTTCGATGAACTGATCAGCCATGACCTGATCATCGTTCTCTCGGGCGAAGATGCAGTAACCGATGGACTGTCTTCGTCTGAAATGGCTTTGTGGGCAACTGTTGAAACCGATATTGCTGAGGCTGTCAACGCACGCGGACTCGATCTGTGGGTTGGCGCTTCCGGTGGCAACAGCAGTTACTACGACTTCCTGCCGACTGGCGTTCTTTCGACTTCTACCTTCTCGACCGAAGATCCGCTCGACGGTTACGAAGTTACCCTGGAAGGTAGCCTGCTGGGCATTACCGATACCATGGTCGATTCGGCTCCAGCCGATGGTTACTTCGATGACTTCGACAACGATCTGTTCGGTTTGGAATACCGCGAGCTGGGCGAGATTACTGCCGTCGCAGGTCAGTCGATTGCTTTCTATAACGACGAACTTGTGGCTGCCACGGACGTTCCTGGGGGAACTTCGGTGGGTATGGTTGGCTTGGCCTTCCAAGACCTCGATATGGACGGTGTCCAAGACGACAATGAAGTCGGCGTCGGCGGAGCACGGTTCTTCCTCGACTATAACGGTGATGGTGTCATCGGGCTTTGCGAACCAACCGCAACTTCTGACTCCCTAGGACGTTTCCAGCTTCGTTCAGGCTACTCGGGACATTTCCAGATTCTGCCAGTGCCAACTGCCGGCACGGTCGTTACTTCGACCAATCCGATCTTCATTGACTTGGCAGCGGATGGAACGGCAACCTTGTCGGCTCCGCTGACGTTTGGTGTCCTTTCCGGTGCGGACTCGGGCAACGGTGGTGACGGAAGTGCTCCGATCGCCCCCGGAGCTTTTCTCGGATCGAGCCCGATCGTGGATGACGGTGTGATCTTCAACAACGGCATTAAGAAGGGCGCCAACACCGTCACGATCATTTCCAGCGTCACGCAAGCGAACACCGTGATGAATGCTTGGTTTGACTTCAACAAGGATGGCGACTGGGACGATGCCGGCGAACGAATCTTTACCAACGTCGTTTTGCGACCTGGACAGCACGAGTACACCTTCAACATCCCAACAACGGTGTTTGACGACTCGATCTTGCCTACGGCCGCTCGATTGGCTGCAAGTGTTCGGTTCCGCGTTGGTCCGACGTTGAATGTCGGTCCAGAAGCGAATGATTCCTTCGGCGAAATCGAAGATTACAAGGTATATGTGACCCAAGGTCCGGATGCCGGCTTAACGGCGAACAACGACGTATTCGAGTACCTCGAAGACACCGATGGTCAGTTCTTCAATGTCTTGGCGAACGACAGCAGTTTCTATAATCGAACGTTGTCGATCGTTCCTGGCAGCGTGACCAACATTAGCCCGGTTACTGATCCTGCACTCGATATCTCGGTGTCGACCGATGGGACTCGCATTATCTTCAATGCGGGTGGTGTCTCCGATTTGACCCAGGACATCACGTTCCAGTACACGGTCGAAGATACGGCTGGAAACACTGAAACGGCCACCGTTACCTTGGTTGCACCGCTTGATCCAACAGCTACCGGAGCCAATGGTGGTAGCGGGGTGACGCAGTCGGTCCTCGCCTTCCACAATTCCAACAGCATCAAGGGGGACGTGAATAACGATGGCTCTTTGACGGGTTTGGACTTGGTGAAGGTGATCAAGCAACTGCAAACGAGCGGTTCGCGTGACTTGCCGGAATGGTCCTTCCCGACCACGAATTTCTCGGATTACATCGATGTTAATGGTGACGGCCGTTTCTCCTATCTCGACTTGTTGAGCTTGGTTGACGCCTTCACGCAAAGCAAATGGGAAGCGGAATCGCTCGAAGCAGAGCCTGCGGCAATCGCCTCGGAAGTTGCTTCACCGATCACGAACAAGGTTGTCGAAACCTTCGCTTCTCCTCAAATCGCGGAAGTCGCGGCTCCGATTTCTAAGTCGGAAACGATTTCGCCTGTCGCTTCCTCAAGCTCGGTTTATATCGGCTGGCAGTCGATCACCACCGAGTCGGAAACGTCCTCGACCGATGAAGGCTCGCAAACGGCGGATACCAGCTTGGTCGTTGATGAAGCGTTCAGCGATGCCGGATTCGATTACTCCAATGGCGAACAGGACGATCTGCTTCTTTCGGTCGAAACCGATTCGGAAGAATCGGATTCGACTTCCAGCCGCCTCGAAGACGAAATCTTCGGTGACGAGCAATGGGATGAAGAATTGCTGGCCTTCTAA
- a CDS encoding heme-binding protein, whose translation MKSIAFIFAFALLAFGHSYSFAADGSSDDKSDAPLPQGWPKLTEPGEIEVKTYPAYRTAKAESTGSFDQADNALFWQLFAHIQANGVEMTAPVINTYSKEDDKSEVEMEFVYRQPDQGKAGPGLGKVIVENRDAEDFLTLGYRGAMNEKAFREGLEELRAWLEKNQQWEEAGQPRRLGYNGPMKPKKDRYWEIQIPVKKRAK comes from the coding sequence ATGAAATCGATAGCATTCATATTCGCGTTCGCGTTGCTAGCTTTTGGCCATTCGTACAGCTTCGCAGCTGACGGTAGTTCTGATGACAAGTCGGATGCTCCTCTGCCCCAAGGATGGCCAAAGCTGACGGAGCCAGGTGAGATCGAAGTAAAGACCTACCCGGCATATCGCACGGCCAAAGCGGAGTCGACCGGTAGCTTCGATCAGGCCGATAACGCTTTGTTCTGGCAGCTATTCGCCCATATTCAAGCCAACGGTGTCGAGATGACGGCTCCGGTGATTAATACCTACTCGAAAGAAGATGACAAATCAGAAGTCGAGATGGAGTTCGTCTATCGCCAGCCCGATCAAGGCAAAGCGGGGCCAGGCCTGGGGAAAGTAATCGTTGAAAATCGCGACGCGGAGGACTTCCTCACACTCGGCTATCGAGGCGCGATGAACGAGAAAGCTTTCCGAGAAGGCTTGGAGGAACTGCGTGCTTGGCTCGAGAAGAATCAACAATGGGAAGAAGCGGGGCAGCCACGCCGGCTTGGTTACAACGGACCGATGAAGCCCAAGAAGGATCGCTACTGGGAGATTCAAATCCCCGTCAAAAAGCGGGCCAAATAG
- a CDS encoding FG-GAP repeat domain-containing protein gives MKNSLLAMWFPFLMMTSFSPAGDGWKEHKIANDSLDFQRIVARDLNGDGLVDVAAIAVDSEKAGLVQTYLHPGKTVARKLWHASTLQAVAHPADVVIADLNGDGRPDIVTSHRSDAEPLMLHRAEPVIRKNGRSWQWLSEVIVRDQKEISGAKLAVGRIDTIRGEEVFCAGVGVDATIGWLQRQGNTADYFYVEGFHPITRAEAGSSLLAHDLNRDGLIDLVFTHHGIIAPGIHWLTNPGPENATRPEAWLHTMIGDESDSITALAIGDIGKDRLPDVAAATKSGFVRLYVQHGQRSPSWKTSVIPPAYNAREGTCVAIADLTGSGRSDVIHGALHRDGEATLVCYRQQVLGDSPIWIVDPIAVLPKGTFEKVLTYDLDHDGDLDLLVLQRVDGVGRLVWYENRS, from the coding sequence ATGAAGAATTCGTTGCTAGCGATGTGGTTTCCTTTTTTGATGATGACCTCCTTTTCCCCGGCAGGAGACGGGTGGAAAGAGCATAAGATCGCGAACGATTCGCTCGACTTTCAGCGTATCGTCGCACGTGATCTGAACGGGGATGGCCTGGTTGATGTGGCCGCGATCGCGGTCGACTCCGAGAAAGCTGGGTTAGTTCAAACCTATTTGCATCCAGGAAAAACGGTGGCAAGGAAGCTGTGGCATGCAAGCACCCTGCAAGCCGTCGCACATCCTGCCGATGTGGTAATTGCCGATCTGAATGGGGATGGCCGACCTGATATCGTAACTAGCCATCGCAGCGATGCGGAGCCATTAATGCTGCACCGGGCCGAACCGGTGATACGCAAAAACGGAAGATCTTGGCAGTGGCTCTCGGAGGTGATCGTCCGAGATCAGAAGGAAATTTCCGGCGCAAAGTTGGCTGTCGGACGGATCGACACGATTCGTGGTGAAGAGGTGTTCTGTGCTGGCGTTGGCGTCGATGCGACCATTGGTTGGCTACAGCGGCAAGGGAACACGGCGGATTATTTCTACGTGGAGGGTTTTCACCCGATCACCCGCGCCGAAGCAGGCTCGTCACTGCTAGCGCACGATCTGAATCGCGACGGATTAATCGATCTCGTCTTCACGCATCATGGAATCATTGCACCGGGAATCCACTGGCTGACCAATCCTGGCCCCGAAAACGCCACGCGTCCCGAAGCTTGGTTACACACGATGATCGGCGACGAAAGTGATAGCATCACAGCGTTAGCGATCGGTGATATTGGAAAAGACCGCCTACCGGACGTTGCCGCTGCCACGAAATCCGGCTTCGTGCGTCTTTATGTGCAACATGGGCAGCGGTCGCCAAGTTGGAAGACTTCCGTGATTCCGCCCGCTTATAATGCGAGAGAAGGCACATGCGTAGCGATCGCCGATCTCACGGGAAGTGGTCGCAGTGACGTGATTCATGGGGCTTTGCACCGCGATGGCGAAGCGACGTTGGTTTGCTATCGGCAGCAAGTTCTTGGTGATAGTCCAATTTGGATTGTTGACCCGATCGCCGTGTTGCCCAAGGGAACCTTTGAGAAGGTTTTAACGTACGACCTGGATCACGATGGTGATCTCGATTTGTTGGTGCTTCAACGTGTGGATGGGGTTGGCCGGCTAGTTTGGTATGAAAACCGAAGCTAG
- the guaB gene encoding IMP dehydrogenase — MEDRFAKVAITFDDVLLSPRFSDFVPADVTTKTQLTANIALNIPLLSSPMDTVTESEMAIALAKEGGLGIIHKNLSTEVQTEEVTKVKRSANGIIVDPVTLPPSAPVNEARRVMDQHHVSGVPIIGDDGKLAGIITRRDLRFLESNDLSIKEVMTKDNLVTATGTVTLAEAEQILTAKKVEKLLLVDEEYKLTGLITIKDIDMMNRFPQASKDSMGRLRAGAAVGVMDFDRVQSLINADVDVLVVDSAHGHSKNVIETVREIKKNWSIDVIAGNVATAEGCEDLIKAGADAVKVGIGPGSICTTRVVSGVGVPQITAIHDTSQVALKHGIPIIADGGVRFSGDITKAIAAGASVVMIGGLFAGVAESPGEVILYQGRTFKVYRGMGSLGAMVRGSKERYRQGSITDGGKLVPEGVEGRVPFKGNLSAFVYQLVGGLRSGMGYCGTKTIEELRKDATFIRVTSASVRESHPHDIAITQESPNYSPETHDSE, encoded by the coding sequence ATGGAAGATCGCTTCGCCAAGGTCGCGATTACTTTTGATGACGTCTTGTTGAGCCCTCGCTTCAGCGACTTTGTGCCAGCAGACGTGACCACCAAGACACAACTAACGGCCAACATCGCACTGAACATCCCGCTGCTCAGTTCGCCGATGGATACGGTCACCGAGTCTGAAATGGCGATCGCCCTAGCCAAAGAAGGTGGCCTGGGGATTATCCACAAGAACCTTTCCACCGAGGTTCAGACCGAGGAAGTCACCAAGGTGAAGCGTTCTGCGAACGGCATCATCGTCGATCCCGTCACCCTGCCCCCTTCCGCTCCGGTCAATGAAGCCCGCCGTGTGATGGATCAGCATCACGTCTCTGGCGTGCCCATCATTGGGGACGATGGCAAGCTAGCTGGTATCATCACGCGCCGCGATTTACGGTTCCTGGAGTCCAATGACCTTAGTATCAAAGAGGTTATGACGAAAGATAACCTGGTGACCGCAACGGGGACCGTAACGCTTGCGGAAGCTGAGCAAATTTTAACGGCTAAAAAGGTGGAGAAACTTTTACTGGTTGACGAAGAATACAAACTGACAGGTCTCATCACGATCAAAGACATTGACATGATGAACCGGTTCCCCCAAGCGTCCAAAGACTCGATGGGACGTTTGCGGGCAGGAGCCGCTGTCGGAGTGATGGATTTCGACCGAGTTCAAAGTCTCATCAACGCCGACGTGGACGTGTTGGTAGTGGATAGTGCCCACGGGCATTCCAAGAACGTCATCGAGACCGTTCGCGAGATCAAGAAGAATTGGAGCATCGACGTGATCGCCGGAAACGTGGCGACCGCAGAAGGATGCGAAGACTTGATTAAAGCGGGCGCGGACGCGGTAAAGGTTGGCATCGGACCAGGTTCGATTTGTACAACCCGAGTCGTCTCCGGGGTTGGAGTTCCGCAGATCACGGCGATTCATGACACCAGTCAGGTCGCTTTGAAGCACGGGATTCCGATTATCGCAGACGGCGGTGTTCGGTTCTCGGGAGATATTACCAAGGCAATCGCCGCTGGGGCGAGTGTGGTCATGATCGGCGGGTTGTTTGCCGGCGTGGCGGAAAGTCCTGGCGAGGTCATCCTATACCAAGGTCGAACCTTCAAGGTTTACCGCGGAATGGGAAGCCTGGGAGCGATGGTCCGTGGCTCCAAAGAACGTTACCGGCAAGGCAGTATCACCGATGGTGGTAAGCTCGTTCCCGAAGGGGTCGAAGGCCGAGTACCGTTCAAGGGAAATTTAAGTGCGTTCGTGTATCAACTTGTCGGCGGACTTCGTTCCGGCATGGGATACTGTGGAACGAAAACTATCGAGGAACTTCGCAAGGACGCGACATTTATCCGAGTAACCTCGGCTAGTGTTAGGGAAAGCCATCCTCATGACATCGCTATCACTCAAGAGTCTCCTAACTACAGCCCGGAGACACACGACTCCGAGTAG
- a CDS encoding DODA-type extradiol aromatic ring-opening family dioxygenase yields the protein MTSEDLSSNDSVKLNRREFNTDVAVGGTAMAFSGAIGAEALATPVGPDGAGDGKMPVIFVAHGSPDLAITPSKGAPFTKWGQQLPAPKAILVISAHWEKTRPVMLSTTDPKELVYDFGGFPQALYEVRYDAPGAKALAERVEAILPRSSVARSGRGLDHGAWTPLVHMYPKADIPVLQVSMPSAEGPKGLFEFGRALAPLRNEGVLIVGSGNITHPMLELRRGLPMVTPQFAQEFDDWAAKAIAARQYDVLMDYASKAPDVRRNHPTPDHYLPLLVTAGVASVADAKPKFRLEEFEYNLFSRRSVEFS from the coding sequence ATCGACGCGAATTCAACACGGATGTGGCAGTGGGAGGTACCGCTATGGCCTTTTCAGGTGCGATTGGAGCCGAAGCTCTTGCCACTCCAGTAGGGCCAGATGGGGCGGGTGATGGCAAAATGCCGGTCATCTTCGTCGCCCATGGCTCACCAGATCTAGCAATCACCCCGTCGAAGGGCGCTCCTTTCACCAAGTGGGGCCAACAGCTTCCCGCCCCAAAGGCGATTCTGGTGATCTCGGCGCATTGGGAGAAGACGCGTCCCGTGATGCTTAGCACCACGGACCCCAAGGAATTGGTCTACGACTTTGGTGGCTTTCCTCAGGCCTTGTACGAAGTTCGTTATGATGCCCCTGGCGCGAAGGCATTGGCTGAACGGGTTGAAGCGATCCTGCCACGTTCATCGGTCGCGCGTTCCGGCCGTGGGCTCGATCACGGGGCGTGGACCCCGCTGGTGCACATGTATCCCAAGGCAGACATTCCCGTGCTACAGGTCTCGATGCCAAGTGCTGAGGGACCGAAAGGGCTGTTCGAATTCGGCCGAGCATTGGCACCACTGCGTAACGAAGGTGTGCTAATTGTTGGAAGCGGCAACATCACGCATCCGATGCTCGAACTACGACGTGGTTTGCCGATGGTCACGCCTCAGTTTGCTCAGGAATTCGACGATTGGGCAGCGAAGGCAATCGCGGCTCGGCAATACGATGTGCTGATGGACTACGCCAGCAAAGCTCCGGATGTTCGGCGAAACCACCCGACGCCCGATCATTATCTGCCGTTGCTGGTGACTGCCGGTGTGGCCAGCGTGGCCGATGCGAAGCCTAAGTTCCGCCTGGAAGAGTTTGAATACAATCTCTTCAGTCGACGTTCGGTTGAGTTTTCGTAG